A section of the Engystomops pustulosus chromosome 3, aEngPut4.maternal, whole genome shotgun sequence genome encodes:
- the PTX3 gene encoding pentraxin-related protein PTX3 translates to MLRHLFVCTIWCLSSALTIAVQVQDLDNQILVTGEVTLTDCQVKDLSRWDKVMTMLENSHMRQNMLLQYFEEVKAELQAIKDDVGTVAENTSGSCSDCLSSLTSHVSSLLDSKCQPDLTVRKDVEKSVTLSRDIGERLERIENALQRWDEAAQNKVECPEKGEAETGSGALTLHLQEWIKQRQIPSGCDVALLFPMRSPKIYASVHPADMSLQAFTFCVWTKVTEALERTIVFSYGTKRNPYEIQLYFNQQSPVLVVGGDKNKVSAENVLQAGKWSHVCGTWSSEDGKATLWVNGENQATNDGVAQGHIIPDRGIFQLGQEKNGCCVGGGFDESLSFSGKITGFNLWDNVLSDEDILKTVTELDCSIRGNVIGWGTTEILPHGGAQYIH, encoded by the exons ATGCTACGACATCTATTTGTGTGTACTATTTGGTGCTTATCATCTGCACTAACAATAGCTGTGCAAGTTCAAGATCTCGACAACCAGATACTAGTCACTGGAGAAG taaCTTTAACAGATTGTCAAGTCAAAGACCTTTCAAGATGGGATAAAGTGATGACCATGCTAGAGAACTCTCACATGAGACAAAATATGCTGCTCCAGTATTTTGAAGAAGTTAAGGCGGAACTTCAGGCAATAAAGGACGATGTTGGGACGGTTGCAGAAAACACATCAGGCTCCTGCAGTGACTGCCTCAGCAGCCTGACTTCACATGTTTCAAGCTTACTGGACTCAAAATGTCAGCCTGATCTCACCGTGAGAAAAGATGTGGAAAAATCTGTTACTTTAAGCCGTGACATTGGAGAAAGACTAGAAAGGATTGAAAATGCCTTGCAGAGATGGGATGAAGCTGCTCAAAATAAAGTTGAATGTCCAGAGAAAGGAGAAGCAGAAACTGGTTCAGGAGCCCTCACACTGCACTTACAGGAATGGATCAAGCAGAGGCAAATCCCATCAG GTTGTGATGTAGCATTACTATTTCCAATGAGATCACCCAAAATTTATGCAAGTGTGCACCCTGCCGACATGTCCCTCCAGGCCTTCACTTTCTGTGTGTGGACTAAAGTGACAGAGGCCCTGGAAAGAACcattgtattctcctatggcacTAAGCGTAATCCTTATGAAATACAACTCTATTTCAACCAACAGTCCCCTGTCCTTGTGGTGGGTGGCGATAAGAACAAGGTATCTGCTGAAAATGTGCTGCAGGCAGGAAAGTGGTCACATGTGTGTGGTACATGGAGCTCTGAGGATGGCAAAGCAACGCTGTGGGTCAATGGAGAAAATCAAGCAACAAATGATGGGGTGGCCCAGGGTCATATAATCCCTGACAGAGGTATATTCCAGCTCGGGCAAGAAAAGAATGGCTGTTGTGTAGGAGGAGGTTTTGATGAGTCACTGTCATTTTCTGGAAAGATTACAGGCTTTAACTTATGGGATAATGTGCTCAGTGATGaggacattttaaagactgtaaCAGAACTCGACTGCAGTATTCGGGGCAATGTGATTGGTTGGGGCACAACAGAAATCCTACCCCATGGTGGAGCTCAGTATATTCATTGA